The DNA region GGATGCGCTCAGGCAATTGCCGAATCCGGGGGGACAAGTGGATTGATCGCCATATATTCTTTACTTACAGGCATGCCGTTCCTCATTATAGGCTCAATTGTATTGAGCATAATCATCATGAAGCGTAGATCAGCTGAAGACCAAGACCACGATAATGTATCAGATTCCAGCTCTGACCTTAATGGAGGAAAATAAAATTGAGTGAATCTACCGCCGTTAGCGCGACAACCGAATCTTTTGAAACTCCTCTTACTCCGGAGAGCTTGGGAAAACTCGGAATGTGGATATTCCTCGCCGGTGATGCAATGTCCTTCGGGACGCTGCTCGTAGGTTACGCAGCTCTGCGGGCGGCAAGCTACGATTGGCCCCTGCCGTCGGAGGTACTTGGAATCGGCATGACGGCATTCATGACATTTTTGCTGATAGTCAGCAGCCTGACCATGGTGAAGGGTTTATCAGCCATTAAGAGGGGTGACATCGCCGGTCTTACGAAATTTCTCTCTCTTACCATTCTCGGAGGAGTTATTTTTCTCGGGCTTCAAGCTTATGAGTGGACACATCTGATTCATCAAGGGCTTGGATTTTCAGAAAACCCATGGGGCAGCGGACTCTTTGGTACCACTTTCTTTTCGATTACCGGTTTCCACGGCATGCACGTTACAGGCGGTGTAACTTATCTGTCTGTTGTTCTGATCAACGCTCGTAAGGGAAAGTTTTCAGCGGAGAACTTCAACGGCGTAGAATTGGTGGGGCTTTATTGGCACTTCGTCGACCTCGTCTGGATACTCGTATTCACGTTCATATACCTAATATAAAATCTTATAGGAGATCGATAAAATGACTTCGGATTCACATTCAGAACCTAATTATATGAAGGTATTCTGGTGGCTTCTCTTCCTTACTATACTCGAGATTATTATCGCCGTGATCCCGAACGGTCCCCTTTATTCAAATCTGTTCCAGGGATTTTTACTGATAACCACTGCCGTTGCAAAAGCCTCTTTGGTGGCGCTCTATTTCATGCATTTGAAATTTGAGAAACGCATACTCGGCGCGATTGCATTTTCACCTCTTATATTGATGGCTATCGCATTGACGCTGCTGCTTAACGATATCAGGGTTCCGGAACCGAAAGCGGGAGAGATGTCGCGTTCCAACATCGAAAGTATGATGGAGGAATAAACTGAGAAGTTAGAATCAGACTGACCTTTCATCTCCTGCTCTTATGGACTACTCTCTACTTCCGACCATTAATGCGATCTTGAACGCCACCAGCGGCGCTCTGGTTCTTCTCGGTTACCGAAATATCAGACGCGGTAAGGACGCTATACACAAAAAATTCATGCTCACCGCTATCGGGGTCTCCGCTTTATTTCTTGCCTCTTACCTAATTTATCACTGGGAAGTCGGCTCCATAAAGTTTCAGGGAGAGGGGATCATCAGAATCATATATTTCAGCATACTGATCTCTCACACGATTTTGGCTGTGGTTATCGTGCCTATGGTGCTCCGCACTGTATATTTAGCGCTTAAAGGTCAGTTTTCAAAACACCGGAAAATAGCGAAACTAACCTTTCCGATTTGGGTGTACGTATCCGCCACGGGCGTCATCGTTTATCTCATGCTTTATCAGCTCTGAACGTTTTTACGAATTCGACCTGTTCATATGAAATTTCTTAAACCTGATTTTATCGTCGAGTGGATGACCCTTATCAAGGAGGAAGGCTTGAAGTCCTTCATGAAGAAAAAAGGTTGGACAGTGCTCCTAATTATTGTGATTTTTTACACTATCCGCGACGGGATACTTTATATCCTCATGCCATATTTGATTTATAAGGGTTTCTTTTAAAAAATAACAGCGGGGTCAGTCGTTCTTTTCTTCCTTCTCCCACTTGATCCATTCAAACGGCGAACGGCAGTCGTTGCAGACATATTGAACCAGCGCCAGCGTGGTTCCGAAGGGTGAATGAAGTTCGGTGTTTTCAGATTCACAGAATGGACATCGGACTGATTCCGGAATAATTTTGGTATTATTCAAACTCTGAACACCTCATTCTTTTCTCCGCGGAGCGAATAAATGATTGCCTCATCCGGATAACGGGGATACTCCTTAGATTCCTCAAGCTCCATCTCTTTGGAATTTGGAAGGTTCAATCCGGAATGTTGAGCAAGGGAATTTACGTTTTCGAATGTTTTTGCAAGGGTCTCTTTGATCGGCATATTCAAAATACCCTCTTCAACGAGCGCCGAATCGGTCAGATCACTAAGCCAGGAGGTATAAGCGGGAACAGCTTTTCGGAAGACCTCACCAACCATATCAGCGCTGCCATTGCCATCGGCTGCAAGAGAAACGACCCATGCGTGTGTATAGTCGGAATGAAACTTTTCTTCCTGAAGGATTTTCTCGACTCTTTCTCTCAAGGGGCGAAAACTCGAATCGCTCATCGATTCCAATAACAGAGTCAGCCCCGAATCGATTACGGCAGAGAGCGAAATCAGCTCGATCCAGCTTGATATATCAATATTCAAGCTGACCACTGCGTTGTATTTTTCCGGCGGACGATCATGGATAAGCGTCGCGTCGTTTTCGCCTGAATAGTTTTTTAACAGTCCGTGAAGTAGCCGGACATGACCGAGCTCGTCCTGCGCAAAATTACACGTAGCAATACCCGCCTCAAGTGTCGGGGTACGGAAAGTCCATTCCCCGAAATGATAACCTAACAGCAGCTTTGTATCGGATATCCCCAGTAGCAGCGCTTTGAATTCATCTTTGACAGCGGCCGGAAGAGAATCTTTTCTTTTATCAACCAAGCTCAATTACCCTTCACGTTCAGTTTATCTTCTTCGTTATAAACGGGAATAATATCACCCCTTTCTACCACGCAGAGTTCAATCCAGTTCTCCTCGTTATAGACAGTGTGGGCATATACTTTTGCGAGATCGACTCCGGGAGCGTTCACATATCCGATATGCTTCAACTCCTCTTCGCTTGACTTTCTGCCAAAAACTTCAAATACGTCTTCCGACATGATATTTCCCCGCTGAATGTTCCTGTTTAGACTGCTATCCCTAACGCTTTTAGGGCGTAAACACCGTCGTCGGTCAGCATCTCCTTTGTCCACGCCGGCGACCAGACTACTTCTATGTTGACAGAATCAACCCCTTTCGTTCCTGCCAGCTTCTCTAAAATATCTTCTTTTATCATATCTATCGCCGGGCATCCGCTTGCGGTAAGCGTCATTGTGATATCCACATTCCCGTTATCAACTTCCACTCCGTAGATCAACCCCAAATCCACAAGGCTTATGGGAAGCTCCGGATCATTGACCTCTTTTAGCGCAGCATAGACCTGTTCTTTAGTTACGCCAGCCAATTCAATCCTGAGAACGGGCTGTTCTTATCGCCCTGTATCATCTCCACAAACCTTTCGTTATACGGTCCTCTGCCCCTCCATCTTTCGAAGACTTTCTCCCAGGTGATATGCTCGTCGAAAAGCCATTTTTTATCATCCGGATCGAACTCGATAGGAAATTCGTATTCGATGTCATAACTGTCGCTCTTTTTATTATAATGAGCCGGGACATCTATACCTATCCCTTCGCAAAGGGGGACGGTTTTGCGCATCCAGATCTGACGGAGTTCGTCGTTCGTGTAGCCCTTCAGCTTAAACTCAAGCTGGTCGTTATGTCTCTTAAGGTCGTCCGGTAACCCGAACCATTCGAGCGTCATCGGGAACATCCAGTCGACCGCGCGTTGTAACCCATTTTTTGGCTCACCCCCCGCCCTGGAGAGCCTCTTCATCCACGTCTCGCCGTGCCTTAGATGCAGCAGCTCCTCTTTCCCTACTTTCACGAGCGCCCGCTTCCACGGACCGTAACTCGTATGGTCGTGTATGTCAGCAAGCAGTGTAATTCCCGCTCTATCGAAGAATCCGTTCGCCACCACCATCTCAGCCCAGTTTTCCAACGGCTGATCGAATCCGTACGGATTTTTGAATTGGTTCGGTTCTCTCCCGTAAACCAATTGACGCTTGTCAACGCCGATATCCTCAAGCAGCCTGTAGGCGATATTCGCATGACCGAGTTCGTCCTGAATGATAGCGGAAACCGCTATCCTCGAATTGATATTCGGAGCGTCCTTAGCGGCAAGATAATAAGCCGGCGCGCTCATCAGTTCCGTGTCGCCCTGCACCGTCAGGATAACCGTCAGAGCCTTCTTGTAGCCGGGAGTCATCTCCTCCTCGGATTCAACCATATGACCCCTATTGATCTTTTCGATCAGCGCTAAATCTTCACTGCTTTTTTCTGTCATTGAGTTACTTTATTCTCTGCTTTATGCTTCAAAGTTTCTAATATGTGGTGGTTAGGGCTTGCCCTGACATCACATATTATTATTTTATTAGCGGTCGGGGCAAGCCCCAACCCGCACTAAAAATGTACTTTATTGCCTTCGTAATTGCAAGGCTGATTGTCTTTTGGTTTCTGTCGAAGAATATTGTTGTCAATGCAAATGACGGGATTAGGAAGATTAAGTGTAGGGGCAATTCACGTTTACCCCGAAGAAAGCGGGGAATTGCCCGAATAACGAGGAATCGCGCAAGGACAACTCATGAGTTGTCCCGGCTGAGCCGGGACAGTGGGTGTGATTTAACGAAGATCGAATGATAACACCCCTCCCTCCTACGGAGTACTCCCCTCAAGGGGAGAGTTATAATATCCCCTCCTTACCAAGGAGGGGAACACAAGGGGTACCCCGCTTTCAGCGGGATTAGTCCCGCCATCGGCGGGAGTTCTCTAATAGGCAATTCCTTTTATTCCCCTCTAATAAGAGGGGTGCCCCGCCTCTGGCGGGGCGGGGTGTGTATAAACTCCTCCCTCAAGGGGAGAGGTTTAGTGCGAGTCAGGACAAGTCCTGACTGCCACGGAATTTCCCTAACCAGTACACCCAAGAAGTTTTCTTGTAAGACGCTTCGTCAACATCCACAAGCCAGATTTCAAGTTCAGGAAATGCTTCGCCTATTCGTTCCCATGCAACTCTGTGATGACCGGCTCGTGCTGGAAGGCCAACTTCGAACTGTTTTGGCAACGCTATTACGCAATTCTGAGCACCATTGTTAAGTCTGGATACAGCTCGGAAAAATATTTCATAAAAATCTTTTGCTCGTGCTGGACCAGTTTTCTTATACCCGATTACCTCGATATGCAAATCCTCATTATTTTTTGATGCCAGTATGTCGACTCCAGTTTCGCCGCTTGCACGTTGAAGACTGAGTTTAAAACCTTCATTTATCAGTAACTTTCGTAAGCACGATTCGCATTCTGAGTTTTTAACCGGATTCTGCATCATTTTTCTCTAACGCCCTCAACACCTTATCAGGAGTAATAGGCAAGTCCCTTATCCGAACTCCCACAGCATCATATACTGCATTGGCGATCGCCGCGGCTGTCGGGATCGTAGGCGGTTCGCCGATGCCTATCGCTCCGAACGGCGCTGTCGATTCGTCATGTTCGAGAACTACGCAGCTGACGTTCGGATAGTTCTTCGAACGCATCAGTTTGTATTTGTCGTAATTCAACGCTTGCGGTATTCCGTCCTGATAATCCGTATCCTCATATAACGCAAATCCTACTCCCATCGAAATCCCGCCGACTATCTGTCCCCTGACCGCTCGCGGGTTGATAGCTCTCCCGATATAATGAGAAGCTGTGATGTCTATGACGGCGACTTTCCCTGTTTTGGTATTTACCTCCACCTCGGCCATCTGCGCTCCAAACGCCATCGGGTACCAGGCATTTCCCTGTCCGGTTTTCGGGTCTAACGGAGCCGTGAGTTCTCCCGCTTTGAATATCCCTTCTCTCCGTCTCGGTTTTCCGAATTCATCGAACCTGTCAGCCGCTTCCTTGAACTGCATCTTGAACGACTCGTCGGCAGAGTCTGTTATGACTCCGTTGGAAACGTCAAGGTCGTCTTCGCTCTTGCCGCTGATTCTCGCCGCAACAGAGAGTATATCTTTCCTGATCGGATAACAGGCGCGCATGACAGCGTTACCTGTAGTATACGTCTGCTTTGTCGCGACGGTAGAGCCGCAGTTTTTCGTTCTGTCGGTATCGGCGTTCACAACGTTTATATCTTCCATATTCAAACCGAGCGTTTCCGCCGCCATCATCGCGAATGTTGTGTTCGATCCGTTGCCGTAATCCACGGTGCCGACGAAAATCGTTACGGTTCCGTCTTTATTCAGTTCGGCGATAACGTCCGTCGTATCCGGTATCCCGGAACCGAAACCTATTCCGTACCACATCGCTGCGACGCCGACACCTTTTTTGACCGGCGAGTCGGAATTGTTCGATTCACTCTTTCGCTTTGTCCAATTGAAATCTTTCGCCGCCTCATCAAGGGTCGCTTCTAACGGCGCGTACCTGTCCCATATGTAGTTTGTCGAGGTCTTCCCGTCTTTTTTGAGTGCGTTCAATTTCCTGAACTCTAACGGATCCATTCCTATCGCTTCCGCCGCCTCATCCAATATCGACTCGCCGCAGAAATTCGTTTCCGCTGCGCCGAACCCGCGCGTTGCGCCTGTAAAGGGCGTGTTGGTGTAAATGGCATAGGAATCGACCTTTATATTCTCTATCTCATACGGTCCTGTAAGCAGGACGCCCGCCTTTCTCATGATGTTGACCGACCATGAGGCATATGCGCCCGAATCTCCGAGAACTCTTCCCTCATAGGCGACTATTTTACCGTTCTTTTTGACGCCTATCTTGATATCGGTTATCTGCCTTGTCCGCTTGGCTGTGGCGAGGAACGTCTCCTCGCGCGTCCACTCGATTCGCACCGGACGCTGAAGCGCCATCGATGCGAGCGCAACGTGGATTTGTGCGTAAATGTCTTCCCGTTTACCGTAAGCCGCCCCGATAGCAGGTTGAATACATCGTACGTCTTCTTTGGGAACGCCGAGCGCGCGGATGATGTTCAACCTGTCATAGAATACCGACTGCCCGGGAGAGTAAACCGTGAGTTTACCGGTTTCATCATCATGATAGGCTATCGCCGCTTCCGGCTCTATCGGCGAATGGTCCTGTGGTTGAGTCGTGTATCGCTTTTCTATTATGACGTCAGCCTCTTCAAAACCTTTTTCACTGTCGCCCTTTTCAAGATGGTAATGGCTCAGTATGTTGCCGTTCTCGTTCTCTTCGTGCACTTTCGGCGCGTCGCTCTTTATCGCCTCCTCGAGGTCTAAAACCGGAGGAAGGTCTTCGTACTCCACTTTCACCAATTTCGCAGCCTTGTAAGCTGTATCTCTTTCTTCCGCCACCACAAGCGCGATCGGGTCTCCTATGTACCTGACCTTCCGGTCGCAAAACACCTGTTGATCCCTCAGCCGCTTACCGTAAGCGTTTTCTCCCGTTATGTCCTTATGAGTAAATACCTTGAGTACACCCGGCACTTCTTCCGCCTTACTCGTATCGATTGAAAGTATTTTTGCGTGGATTCTCTCGCTCCAGACGGTCGCCCCGTGCGCCATTCCTTCTCTTACAATGTCAGCCGTGTACAACGCCTCGCCCGTTACCCGGCTCCTTGACTCAATCCTCGATTTTGAATGACCAACGACATGAAGCTCTTTCCCCTGCCATTTTCCATCGGGATACTCATCATCTATCGAACGAACGATCTTGAGGTTGCCCTTTTCGAGGTCCGCCTCGATAAGCTGCCCTGAAGCGAGCTGCACGGACTCTATGAGCTGTTCATAGCCGGTACAGCGGCATATGTTCTTGTGGATAGCCTTTTTTATTTGGGGCAGTGTCGGTTTCGGCTCTTTGTCCAGAAGAGCTTTCGCCGACATGATAAATCCTGATGTGCAAATACCGCATTGGAATCCATGAGTTTTGATGAAAGCATCTTGAATCGGGTGTAGCTCGCCGTTTTTTGCCACCCCCTCTACAGTTTCTATTGTCGTTCCGACAGCGTCTTTCGCCGCTATGATGCATGAGTCAAGAGCTCTTCCGTCCACAATGACAGCACAGGAGCCGCAAGCTCCGATATCGCAGCCGCGTTTGGCGCCTGTCAGATCGAGGTCGTCCCGGAGAATGTCGAGTAACGATTTATCTTCCGTTGTGTTTAAAAAAACAGATTCGCCGTTGACAGTGGCATGAAATTCTATTGCGTTTGTTTGTGCTGTTGCGCTCTTCTTATCCGCTATCGCCATTTTGAAGGCCTTTCTATCTCTAAAATAATAAATTTATATCCCATAATCCACTGGTATGGACGGTGCCGGTGTTTTTATTTTGAGGTTGTCGACTCTTTCATCTCCGAGGAGACTCATATAATGCTCCCTGTCATCAACTCCATAGACCCATTTGTCGAGCCATTTTTCGTAACCGTCACGTGATTTCGTCTCGGAATGATATTCCGCGAAATAATCATCGTCCCTGTTGTAATAACCCTGAACAGGCGACGGATGACACGCCCAGGGTTCATGAACTACGGCGTTTACCTGAAATCCCTGGATCAGCGTCCTTCCCGGATCGCTGTTGATGATCTCAGCCGATACTATTTCTTCGGCTATCAATATCACGATTTTTGACGCTTTTGCCGCGTCAATGGAAATCCCGAGGCTGCCCCACA from Candidatus Neomarinimicrobiota bacterium includes:
- a CDS encoding metal-sulfur cluster assembly factor; translated protein: MELAGVTKEQVYAALKEVNDPELPISLVDLGLIYGVEVDNGNVDITMTLTASGCPAIDMIKEDILEKLAGTKGVDSVNIEVVWSPAWTKEMLTDDGVYALKALGIAV
- a CDS encoding molybdopterin-dependent oxidoreductase, encoding MAIADKKSATAQTNAIEFHATVNGESVFLNTTEDKSLLDILRDDLDLTGAKRGCDIGACGSCAVIVDGRALDSCIIAAKDAVGTTIETVEGVAKNGELHPIQDAFIKTHGFQCGICTSGFIMSAKALLDKEPKPTLPQIKKAIHKNICRCTGYEQLIESVQLASGQLIEADLEKGNLKIVRSIDDEYPDGKWQGKELHVVGHSKSRIESRSRVTGEALYTADIVREGMAHGATVWSERIHAKILSIDTSKAEEVPGVLKVFTHKDITGENAYGKRLRDQQVFCDRKVRYIGDPIALVVAEERDTAYKAAKLVKVEYEDLPPVLDLEEAIKSDAPKVHEENENGNILSHYHLEKGDSEKGFEEADVIIEKRYTTQPQDHSPIEPEAAIAYHDDETGKLTVYSPGQSVFYDRLNIIRALGVPKEDVRCIQPAIGAAYGKREDIYAQIHVALASMALQRPVRIEWTREETFLATAKRTRQITDIKIGVKKNGKIVAYEGRVLGDSGAYASWSVNIMRKAGVLLTGPYEIENIKVDSYAIYTNTPFTGATRGFGAAETNFCGESILDEAAEAIGMDPLEFRKLNALKKDGKTSTNYIWDRYAPLEATLDEAAKDFNWTKRKSESNNSDSPVKKGVGVAAMWYGIGFGSGIPDTTDVIAELNKDGTVTIFVGTVDYGNGSNTTFAMMAAETLGLNMEDINVVNADTDRTKNCGSTVATKQTYTTGNAVMRACYPIRKDILSVAARISGKSEDDLDVSNGVITDSADESFKMQFKEAADRFDEFGKPRRREGIFKAGELTAPLDPKTGQGNAWYPMAFGAQMAEVEVNTKTGKVAVIDITASHYIGRAINPRAVRGQIVGGISMGVGFALYEDTDYQDGIPQALNYDKYKLMRSKNYPNVSCVVLEHDESTAPFGAIGIGEPPTIPTAAAIANAVYDAVGVRIRDLPITPDKVLRALEKNDAESG
- a CDS encoding phenylacetate-CoA oxygenase subunit PaaI; its protein translation is MVESEEEMTPGYKKALTVILTVQGDTELMSAPAYYLAAKDAPNINSRIAVSAIIQDELGHANIAYRLLEDIGVDKRQLVYGREPNQFKNPYGFDQPLENWAEMVVANGFFDRAGITLLADIHDHTSYGPWKRALVKVGKEELLHLRHGETWMKRLSRAGGEPKNGLQRAVDWMFPMTLEWFGLPDDLKRHNDQLEFKLKGYTNDELRQIWMRKTVPLCEGIGIDVPAHYNKKSDSYDIEYEFPIEFDPDDKKWLFDEHITWEKVFERWRGRGPYNERFVEMIQGDKNSPFSGLNWLA
- a CDS encoding cytochrome C oxidase subunit IV family protein; this translates as MTSDSHSEPNYMKVFWWLLFLTILEIIIAVIPNGPLYSNLFQGFLLITTAVAKASLVALYFMHLKFEKRILGAIAFSPLILMAIALTLLLNDIRVPEPKAGEMSRSNIESMMEE
- a CDS encoding DUF420 domain-containing protein, with product MDYSLLPTINAILNATSGALVLLGYRNIRRGKDAIHKKFMLTAIGVSALFLASYLIYHWEVGSIKFQGEGIIRIIYFSILISHTILAVVIVPMVLRTVYLALKGQFSKHRKIAKLTFPIWVYVSATGVIVYLMLYQL
- a CDS encoding heme-copper oxidase subunit III, producing MSESTAVSATTESFETPLTPESLGKLGMWIFLAGDAMSFGTLLVGYAALRAASYDWPLPSEVLGIGMTAFMTFLLIVSSLTMVKGLSAIKRGDIAGLTKFLSLTILGGVIFLGLQAYEWTHLIHQGLGFSENPWGSGLFGTTFFSITGFHGMHVTGGVTYLSVVLINARKGKFSAENFNGVELVGLYWHFVDLVWILVFTFIYLI
- a CDS encoding phenylacetate-CoA oxygenase subunit PaaI, which translates into the protein MVDKRKDSLPAAVKDEFKALLLGISDTKLLLGYHFGEWTFRTPTLEAGIATCNFAQDELGHVRLLHGLLKNYSGENDATLIHDRPPEKYNAVVSLNIDISSWIELISLSAVIDSGLTLLLESMSDSSFRPLRERVEKILQEEKFHSDYTHAWVVSLAADGNGSADMVGEVFRKAVPAYTSWLSDLTDSALVEEGILNMPIKETLAKTFENVNSLAQHSGLNLPNSKEMELEESKEYPRYPDEAIIYSLRGEKNEVFRV